From one Candidatus Thioglobus sp. NP1 genomic stretch:
- a CDS encoding aromatic ring-hydroxylating dioxygenase subunit alpha, which translates to MGIGKDDINVNLNGFAGHGLIHSKDSDDEITLVSPGTPAGEYLRRYWQPVFITSELGELPVAIKILGEELVLFRDKSENLGLVHKQCPHRQASLEFGICHETGIQCCYHGWHFDIDGTLLDVPGQPQHIADIIKQRVRLGAYPTHEFKGLIFAYLGPIDKKPEFPIYDSFDLEGMEMVPYKAPFECNWLQVLDAIVDPIHTSFLHSNMSRQQFSEGFGEVGQIDFFERDSWILGCNTRRVDDNVWFRINEVVLPNFTQAGAAFAADGTKQIYYGRSSFTRWVVPIDNESTICYAWANFGERGDPHEYNTPEGPELIEQGEIFDRPYEERQRFPADREACEGMGAINIHQNENLLTSDQGVAMMRQRIRDQIRAVASGEEPYKVMEINSLPVPTYGGDTVLNIPKNNDDENSFLSELAHEFVKIQFEVDGKPEEERVKIVVNKLKEIQSRENQKINK; encoded by the coding sequence ATGGGTATAGGAAAAGATGACATCAACGTTAATCTAAATGGATTTGCAGGCCATGGATTAATCCACTCAAAAGACTCTGATGATGAAATTACACTTGTAAGCCCTGGAACTCCAGCAGGTGAATATCTTCGAAGATACTGGCAACCTGTCTTCATTACTTCTGAGTTAGGTGAACTTCCTGTAGCAATCAAAATTCTTGGAGAAGAGCTAGTCTTATTTCGAGACAAGAGTGAGAATTTAGGTTTAGTACATAAACAATGTCCCCATAGGCAAGCTTCTCTTGAATTTGGTATTTGCCACGAAACAGGAATCCAATGCTGCTACCACGGTTGGCATTTTGATATTGATGGCACTTTATTAGATGTCCCTGGTCAACCTCAACATATTGCTGATATTATTAAACAAAGAGTTCGACTTGGTGCTTATCCAACCCATGAATTTAAAGGTTTAATTTTTGCTTATTTAGGGCCAATAGATAAAAAACCTGAGTTTCCTATTTATGATAGTTTTGATCTAGAAGGCATGGAAATGGTTCCTTATAAAGCACCCTTTGAATGCAACTGGTTGCAGGTCTTAGATGCCATTGTTGATCCTATTCATACCTCATTTCTGCACTCTAATATGAGTCGACAGCAGTTTTCAGAAGGTTTTGGAGAGGTAGGTCAGATTGACTTCTTTGAGAGAGATAGCTGGATCTTAGGCTGTAATACTAGAAGGGTAGATGATAACGTTTGGTTCAGGATAAATGAAGTTGTATTACCAAACTTTACTCAGGCAGGGGCAGCATTTGCTGCTGACGGTACAAAACAGATTTATTATGGAAGAAGTTCATTTACAAGATGGGTTGTGCCAATCGATAATGAGTCAACAATTTGCTATGCTTGGGCTAATTTTGGTGAGCGAGGAGATCCACATGAATACAACACACCTGAGGGTCCTGAACTAATAGAGCAAGGTGAAATATTTGATCGTCCCTATGAAGAGAGGCAAAGGTTTCCTGCTGATAGAGAGGCATGTGAAGGTATGGGTGCTATAAATATTCATCAGAATGAAAATTTACTGACTAGTGATCAAGGTGTTGCAATGATGCGTCAACGAATTAGGGATCAAATTAGAGCAGTTGCCTCTGGCGAAGAACCTTATAAAGTTATGGAAATTAACTCGTTGCCAGTTCCAACTTATGGAGGCGATACCGTTCTTAATATTCCAAAAAATAACGATGATGAAAACTCTTTCTTAAGTGAGCTTGCTCACGAATTCGTAAAAATTCAATTTGAAGTGGATGGAAAGCCTGAGGAAGAGAGAGTTAAAATAGTTGTAAATAAATTAAAAGAAATACAATCAAGAGAAAATCAAAAGATTAATAAATAA
- a CDS encoding D-2-hydroxyacid dehydrogenase: MVSHNKIRVHFKSNHADPDSFPPTIEGESVFAITEERFQSAIENYPDLKDKIEPVFDWDLDNFYKSMKTAEVLVCWDLPTENLAKIAPKLRWIHIIGAGVEHLCPMDWVPKNVLVVNNRGVHSAKAGEFGLMSILMLHTHIPEIVHNQQNKHWESLYSSPILGKTLLVIGTGNIGHAAAKKCKLLGMKVIGVSRHGKPLEGVDQMVKVDKLDEVLPLADYIFMSTPNTKETFNLLDKRRQSLMKPGVGIVNVGRAATMDYDALIENLNSGQVKAAIIDVFDPEPLPSSSILWNTPNLMVMPHISADDGDTYIPLTLELVMMNMQRYIAGEKLNNLVNPTLGY; encoded by the coding sequence ATGGTAAGTCATAATAAAATAAGAGTGCACTTCAAAAGCAATCATGCTGATCCAGATTCATTTCCACCAACTATAGAAGGTGAAAGTGTTTTTGCTATTACCGAAGAAAGATTCCAAAGTGCAATTGAAAATTATCCAGATTTGAAGGATAAAATTGAGCCAGTTTTTGATTGGGATCTTGATAATTTTTATAAATCAATGAAAACTGCAGAGGTTCTTGTTTGTTGGGACTTACCAACTGAAAATCTAGCCAAAATAGCACCCAAACTTCGCTGGATTCATATTATTGGTGCTGGGGTAGAGCATTTATGCCCCATGGACTGGGTACCAAAAAATGTCTTAGTTGTAAATAATCGTGGGGTACATTCAGCGAAAGCAGGTGAATTTGGTCTGATGAGTATTTTAATGCTGCATACTCATATTCCTGAAATAGTTCATAATCAACAAAATAAGCACTGGGAATCACTCTATTCGTCTCCAATTTTAGGTAAGACGTTGCTAGTTATTGGAACAGGCAATATTGGTCATGCTGCTGCAAAAAAATGCAAATTATTAGGTATGAAAGTCATTGGAGTAAGTCGACATGGCAAACCTCTAGAGGGTGTTGATCAAATGGTTAAGGTAGATAAATTAGATGAAGTGCTGCCTTTAGCTGATTACATTTTTATGTCAACCCCTAACACTAAGGAAACATTTAATTTATTAGATAAAAGGCGTCAATCATTAATGAAGCCTGGAGTAGGAATTGTTAATGTTGGAAGAGCTGCTACTATGGACTATGATGCTCTTATAGAGAACTTAAATTCTGGCCAGGTAAAGGCTGCTATTATTGATGTTTTTGATCCTGAGCCACTCCCTTCAAGTTCAATATTATGGAATACACCAAACTTAATGGTTATGCCTCATATCTCTGCTGATGATGGTGATACGTATATTCCTCTTACTCTTGAGCTTGTAATGATGAATATGCAACGATACATTGCTGGTGAAAAATTAAATAATTTAGTAAATCCTACTCTAGGGTATTAA
- a CDS encoding glycerate kinase translates to MKILIAPDSFKETLTSSAAANAIEKGFLDILPDVDICKLPIADGGEGTVDVLVSSTKGKFFLTKVSGPLGKYVDAKWGMLGDSKIAVIEIAEACGLHLIPPNNRNPMRTSSFGVGELLLAAMDEGADHIIIGLGGSATNDGGLGFLEAIGIRFLDSKGNELTEGLASLNKLFDIDIDSMDSRLKNVSFEIACDVDNPLTGDQGASAIFGTQKGADNLMIKKLDSLLSHYARIVSSKLSNDVSMQPGAGAAGGMGYGFLAFLKAQQKSGIHIILEKLNFNQYLLNTDLVVTGEGRFDNQSDRGKAPMGVINFSKRYNCNIFVIAGSVENDKASEIKYGIDKVFSVTSNEVSIEEAMASPIDSLIATARKAAKYYKKYYLDL, encoded by the coding sequence ATGAAGATATTAATTGCACCTGATTCCTTTAAAGAAACTTTAACATCCTCTGCTGCAGCAAATGCAATTGAGAAAGGCTTTTTAGATATTCTTCCAGATGTTGATATTTGTAAATTACCGATTGCTGATGGTGGAGAAGGAACAGTTGATGTTTTAGTTTCATCTACTAAAGGTAAGTTTTTTTTAACCAAAGTTTCAGGCCCTTTAGGAAAATATGTTGATGCTAAATGGGGGATGCTGGGCGATTCAAAAATAGCAGTTATTGAGATTGCAGAAGCATGTGGCTTGCATCTTATTCCACCTAACAATAGAAATCCAATGAGAACCTCTAGCTTTGGAGTTGGTGAGCTCTTATTGGCTGCAATGGATGAAGGTGCTGATCACATTATTATTGGTTTAGGAGGGAGTGCAACAAATGATGGGGGTCTTGGGTTTTTAGAGGCAATTGGAATCCGATTTTTAGATTCTAAGGGTAACGAACTTACAGAAGGTTTAGCAAGTTTGAATAAATTGTTTGATATTGATATTGATTCAATGGATTCACGTCTAAAAAATGTCAGTTTCGAGATAGCGTGTGATGTTGATAATCCACTCACTGGTGATCAAGGTGCGTCAGCCATCTTTGGCACTCAAAAAGGTGCTGATAATTTGATGATTAAGAAATTAGATAGCCTTTTGAGTCATTACGCTAGAATTGTTTCTAGTAAATTATCAAATGATGTCTCGATGCAACCTGGAGCTGGAGCAGCAGGTGGTATGGGTTATGGTTTTCTTGCTTTTTTAAAAGCTCAACAAAAAAGTGGCATCCATATTATTCTTGAAAAACTTAATTTTAATCAGTATCTTTTAAATACAGATCTTGTCGTAACAGGTGAGGGAAGATTTGATAATCAAAGTGACAGAGGAAAGGCTCCAATGGGAGTAATTAATTTCTCAAAAAGATATAATTGTAATATTTTTGTAATTGCAGGAAGTGTAGAAAATGATAAAGCCTCTGAAATTAAATATGGAATTGATAAAGTATTTAGTGTGACTTCCAATGAGGTTTCAATTGAAGAGGCAATGGCAAGTCCAATAGATAGTCTAATAGCTACTGCCAGAAAAGCAGCCAAGTACTATAAAAAATATTACTTAGATCTTTAA
- a CDS encoding DMT family transporter codes for MSNKIFSSVFTAILSAFFFSFAATTAPYFYGVGGGVFLLLSVRYVSTFIFASILNKSPKKIKSKATHIRLILISIFQAIFIASYMYSISLIPLSLAVVVIYTFPIITFFVNSILKSRSIDFLSAAALLISLLGIWVLVQGDSSDWNLWGVFWGLIASLAQVTVNILSRHKSVESGWGLIQYIMVLPSIVFVLIYFIVTSEPITSVTSEMLLWSILSAMGMTGGIYFFFRSISIIGPVRTSNVMYLEPIFTIILGVILLQDILGINQWLGMFIIFTATISLERWGKKYN; via the coding sequence ATGAGTAACAAGATATTTTCAAGTGTTTTTACAGCAATTTTATCTGCCTTCTTTTTCTCTTTTGCAGCTACTACTGCTCCCTATTTCTATGGTGTTGGAGGAGGCGTATTTCTTCTTCTTTCTGTGCGCTATGTTAGTACTTTTATTTTTGCAAGTATTTTAAATAAATCACCTAAGAAAATTAAAAGTAAGGCAACGCACATTAGACTAATACTAATTAGTATTTTTCAAGCGATTTTTATTGCATCATATATGTACTCAATCAGCTTGATTCCATTAAGTTTAGCCGTAGTAGTAATTTATACTTTCCCAATTATTACCTTTTTTGTTAACTCAATACTAAAGAGTAGATCCATTGACTTTTTATCAGCTGCCGCACTTCTAATATCATTACTTGGTATTTGGGTCCTTGTGCAAGGAGACTCAAGTGATTGGAATTTATGGGGCGTTTTTTGGGGCCTTATAGCATCTCTCGCACAGGTTACTGTAAATATTTTATCTCGCCATAAAAGTGTAGAATCAGGATGGGGCCTAATTCAATATATTATGGTATTGCCTTCTATAGTTTTTGTGTTGATATACTTTATAGTCACTTCAGAACCTATAACTTCAGTAACTTCAGAGATGTTACTTTGGAGTATTCTTTCAGCAATGGGGATGACTGGAGGTATTTACTTTTTCTTTAGGTCGATATCTATTATTGGACCCGTGCGAACATCTAATGTGATGTACTTAGAGCCTATTTTTACTATTATTTTAGGGGTAATTCTTCTTCAAGATATTCTGGGTATAAATCAGTGGCTTGGCATGTTTATTATCTTTACTGCAACAATCTCACTTGAGAGGTGGGGCAAAAAATATAATTAA
- a CDS encoding glycerophosphodiester phosphodiesterase produces MIISHRGVSFDLPENSLPAFNAAWEYGVDGIEGDFHLTKDGAIVCIHDEDTKRVCNQKLIIKDSTLEELKQLNLSYKDSKNSKVKIPTLAEVLKVLPSNKKIYIEIKCGVEIIKPLINELSRFKIDSDQAVIISFDEKIIKEFKLEVPNYKAYWLYSYELDCNINNILNVMNDIKADGLSSDNKNSKTLIDRIIDAGFEYHSWTIDDIDIANKLISWRVQSITTDNPGQIQNE; encoded by the coding sequence ATGATTATTTCACATCGTGGCGTTTCGTTTGATCTACCTGAAAACTCTTTACCAGCATTCAATGCAGCTTGGGAGTATGGAGTAGATGGGATTGAGGGTGATTTCCATCTTACAAAGGATGGCGCAATTGTCTGTATTCATGACGAGGATACAAAAAGAGTCTGTAATCAAAAGTTAATTATTAAAGACTCAACTCTTGAGGAGTTGAAACAACTTAACTTATCCTATAAAGATTCTAAAAATTCAAAAGTAAAAATTCCTACACTGGCTGAAGTGCTTAAAGTTTTGCCTTCTAATAAAAAAATATATATAGAAATAAAGTGTGGTGTTGAGATTATAAAGCCGCTAATTAATGAGCTGTCAAGATTTAAAATAGATTCCGATCAAGCTGTGATTATTTCATTTGATGAGAAGATTATTAAGGAGTTCAAATTAGAAGTGCCCAATTATAAAGCTTACTGGTTGTATTCATATGAGTTAGACTGTAATATCAATAACATATTAAATGTAATGAATGATATTAAGGCTGATGGACTATCCTCAGATAATAAAAACTCAAAAACTTTAATAGATAGAATCATTGATGCTGGTTTTGAATATCACTCATGGACAATTGATGATATTGATATTGCAAATAAATTGATTAGCTGGAGAGTACAATCTATTACAACAGATAATCCAGGCCAAATTCAAAATGAGTAA
- the nuoN gene encoding NADH-quinone oxidoreductase subunit NuoN produces MNFNFNASELLFALPELFLLSAIAIILLFDLFISDRLKHITYYLSQLALLLTGFSVFNLIGESAIIFSGTFVLDTLGSTFKVFILGFAIIALAYTRHYLKVHDLLRNEYFILAMMSILGMLIMVSGHSLLTLYLGLEIMSLSLYALIATARDRTAAIEAALKYFVLGAIASGLLLYGMSMIYGISGSLNIAQISNFASAATLGSQQTLILNFGLVFLVIGVAFKLGAVPFHMWVPDVYQGSPTSVTMFLSSVPKIAAVAILIRLLIDGLGSLQHYWSDLFMILAILSIAIGSLVALNQTNIKRMLAYSTISHIGFVLLGFVTGVVDGYGAAVFYVLTYILMSLAAFGVIIALNKNGFEADQIADFQGLSKSSPWLALIMLVVMLSMAGVPPFIGFYSKLFILQQVVAEGYVILAVLAVIFAVISAYYYLQIIKTMYFSDKDKSIVIYAPLDMKILLSINGILILLVGLMPSFWMELSVSLF; encoded by the coding sequence ATGAACTTTAACTTTAATGCTTCTGAACTATTATTTGCTTTGCCAGAGTTATTTCTACTGAGTGCAATTGCTATTATTTTATTATTTGATTTATTCATTAGTGATCGCTTAAAGCACATTACTTATTACTTATCTCAATTAGCACTTCTACTAACAGGGTTTTCAGTATTTAATTTAATTGGAGAGAGTGCAATAATTTTCTCTGGTACTTTTGTACTTGATACTTTAGGATCGACATTTAAAGTTTTCATATTGGGTTTTGCAATTATTGCTCTTGCCTATACACGTCATTATTTAAAAGTGCATGACCTTTTAAGAAATGAGTATTTTATTCTTGCGATGATGTCAATACTTGGCATGTTGATAATGGTTTCTGGACATAGCCTCCTGACTTTATATTTAGGCTTAGAGATAATGTCATTATCGTTGTATGCACTTATTGCAACTGCAAGAGATCGAACTGCAGCTATTGAAGCAGCACTTAAATATTTTGTACTTGGAGCGATAGCTTCAGGACTGTTACTTTATGGAATGTCTATGATTTATGGTATCAGTGGTAGCTTAAATATTGCTCAGATTTCAAACTTTGCAAGTGCTGCAACGCTTGGATCTCAACAAACATTAATTCTTAATTTTGGTCTAGTCTTCTTAGTCATTGGTGTTGCATTTAAACTAGGAGCTGTTCCTTTTCATATGTGGGTACCAGATGTTTATCAAGGCTCTCCGACCTCAGTGACGATGTTTCTTTCTTCGGTTCCAAAAATAGCAGCCGTAGCTATTTTAATTCGCTTATTAATCGATGGCTTGGGGAGTCTGCAACACTACTGGTCAGATTTATTTATGATTTTAGCTATTCTTTCTATTGCAATAGGATCATTAGTAGCGCTAAATCAAACTAACATTAAGCGTATGCTTGCTTACTCAACAATATCCCATATTGGCTTTGTTTTACTGGGCTTTGTTACAGGAGTGGTGGATGGTTATGGTGCTGCAGTTTTTTATGTATTGACCTATATATTAATGAGTCTAGCAGCTTTTGGCGTAATAATTGCTCTCAATAAAAATGGCTTTGAAGCAGATCAAATTGCTGACTTTCAGGGCTTAAGTAAATCCTCTCCTTGGCTCGCCTTAATTATGCTGGTGGTTATGCTTTCAATGGCTGGAGTTCCCCCATTTATTGGATTCTACTCTAAGTTATTTATTCTCCAACAAGTTGTTGCTGAAGGCTATGTTATTCTTGCAGTATTAGCAGTAATTTTTGCAGTTATAAGTGCATATTACTATTTGCAAATTATTAAAACTATGTATTTTTCTGATAAGGACAAATCGATAGTTATCTATGCCCCCCTAGATATGAAGATTCTACTTTCTATAAATGGAATTCTTATTTTATTAGTTGGTTTAATGCCTAGTTTTTGGATGGAACTTTCGGTTTCATTATTCTAA
- a CDS encoding NADH-quinone oxidoreductase subunit M, producing MDSLLSILIWLPILGAGSVLLIGNNRSEIARWVSVGISVLVFALSINLYLDFDTSTASMQFVEKVSWISQFNIFYHLGLDGISMPLIILTTFSTIIVIIAGWEVIKNRVADYMAAFLMMEGIIIGVFSAMDSMLYYVFWEASLIPMLLIIGIWGGQNRVYASIKFFLYTFLGSVFMLVSLIYMYNLSGSFAISEMYALPLSMVQQSWIFWAFFLAFAVKVPMFPVHTWLPDAHVQAPTGGSVILAAIMLKMGGYGFFRFSLPITPDASSSFATVVIVLSLIAIVYIGFVALVQKDMKKLIAYSSISHMGFVTLGVFAIFSIMKMDPNGELVSIAGASIESAYLGLEGAMIQMISHGFISAAMFLVVGVLYDRLHSRDITTYGGVINSMPKFTGFAVLFAMANAGLPGTSGFVGEFMVILGALQANFWYAFLAAMTLIIGAAYTLWMVKRVFWGTITNPEVSKLSDVNAREFGILSILAIAILWMGLYPQPVIEVMHASIVNLLEQSLTTKLPVLL from the coding sequence ATGGATTCATTACTAAGTATTTTAATTTGGCTTCCTATACTAGGCGCTGGCTCTGTCTTATTAATAGGAAATAATAGAAGTGAAATTGCTCGATGGGTGAGTGTTGGTATTTCTGTATTAGTTTTTGCTTTATCAATAAACTTATATTTAGACTTTGATACTTCAACTGCCTCAATGCAATTTGTCGAAAAGGTAAGTTGGATTTCTCAATTTAATATTTTTTACCATCTTGGTTTAGATGGAATTTCTATGCCACTAATTATTCTCACAACTTTCTCAACAATAATAGTAATTATTGCTGGATGGGAGGTTATAAAAAATAGAGTAGCAGATTACATGGCAGCATTTTTAATGATGGAGGGAATCATTATTGGTGTTTTTTCAGCCATGGACTCAATGCTATACTATGTTTTTTGGGAAGCATCACTCATTCCAATGCTTTTGATTATTGGAATTTGGGGAGGGCAAAATCGTGTTTATGCTTCTATTAAATTCTTTCTATATACTTTTCTAGGGTCAGTATTTATGCTGGTTTCACTTATTTATATGTACAATTTAAGTGGCTCATTCGCAATTTCTGAAATGTATGCCTTACCACTTTCTATGGTTCAGCAAAGCTGGATTTTCTGGGCATTTTTCCTTGCTTTTGCAGTAAAGGTGCCTATGTTTCCAGTTCATACTTGGCTACCAGACGCTCATGTCCAGGCGCCTACAGGTGGTTCTGTTATTCTTGCGGCTATTATGTTGAAGATGGGTGGATATGGATTTTTCCGATTCTCGCTTCCTATTACACCTGATGCATCATCATCATTTGCAACCGTTGTGATTGTTCTTTCTTTAATTGCAATTGTTTATATTGGTTTTGTAGCTTTGGTTCAAAAAGATATGAAGAAGTTGATAGCATATTCCTCAATTTCTCATATGGGATTTGTAACTCTTGGTGTTTTTGCCATTTTTTCAATAATGAAAATGGATCCAAATGGTGAGCTTGTGTCAATTGCTGGAGCAAGTATTGAAAGTGCTTATCTTGGATTAGAAGGGGCAATGATTCAGATGATTTCTCATGGCTTTATATCAGCAGCTATGTTTTTAGTTGTTGGTGTTCTTTATGATCGGCTTCATTCAAGAGATATTACTACCTATGGTGGTGTTATTAATTCAATGCCTAAATTTACAGGCTTTGCTGTGCTTTTTGCAATGGCTAATGCCGGTCTTCCAGGCACATCTGGTTTTGTAGGAGAGTTCATGGTTATTCTTGGTGCATTGCAAGCTAATTTTTGGTATGCATTTTTGGCTGCAATGACATTAATAATAGGCGCTGCTTATACTTTATGGATGGTCAAGCGTGTATTTTGGGGGACAATTACTAATCCTGAAGTAAGTAAATTGAGTGATGTTAACGCTAGGGAATTTGGCATTCTATCCATACTAGCTATTGCTATATTATGGATGGGTTTATATCCTCAGCCAGTTATTGAGGTAATGCATGCTTCAATTGTTAATCTATTAGAGCAGTCTCTTACAACTAAATTGCCAGTTTTATTATGA
- the nuoL gene encoding NADH-quinone oxidoreductase subunit L: MLNIYLIIVLAPLIGALLVGFVGNRLGRNLSHSIAIIGVTISTILSLYVFNHHVLNDGDIFNQNIYTWMQIGSLNISVGFLVDNLTSLMLVVVSFVSLMVHIYTIGYMHDDKGYTKFFSYISLFTFAMFTLVISNNFMQLFFGWEAVGLVSYLLIGFWHHKESAVQANLKAFLVNRVGDFGFLLGIAFVLMFFGTLDYAETFSQKDQIIGQTLFGGVSAITIVCLLLFVGAMGKSAQVPLHVWLPGSMEGPTPISALIHAATMVTAGIFMVSRMSPLFELSDFALTVVMVIGAITALFMGLLGIVQNDIKKVVAYSTLSQLGYMTVALGVSAYSVAIFHLMTHAFFKALLFLAAGSVIVALHHEQDIRKMGGLRKKMPITYITSLLGTLALIGFPGFAGFFSKDMIIEAVHYSDLPLAGWVYYAVVLGVFITAFYSLRLLFLVFHGESRVDSHTEKHLHETAPSITIPLILLAIPSVVIGFFTIEPILFGGWLENSIFIDSSHHAVAKLKSHFHSAFSLVTHSVVTLPFWMMVLGGLTAWVFCIYRTDWADIIKSRFKNTNYVLNSLYGFDRFNELIFVRGSLKLGNLLWKISDMTIIDQLLVNGSGRLARYIGAFIRPVQTGYVYHYAFFMIVSLMLVLGWVLLASDYSFLG, from the coding sequence ATGCTAAATATATATTTAATAATTGTTTTAGCCCCCTTAATCGGAGCACTATTAGTTGGGTTTGTAGGAAATAGACTTGGTCGAAACCTTTCCCATTCCATTGCAATTATAGGAGTAACTATTTCTACTATATTGTCACTCTATGTCTTTAATCATCATGTTCTTAATGATGGTGATATCTTTAATCAAAACATATATACGTGGATGCAAATTGGATCACTTAATATAAGTGTTGGTTTTTTAGTTGATAACTTGACCTCTCTAATGCTGGTAGTTGTTTCATTTGTTTCATTAATGGTTCACATTTATACAATAGGTTATATGCATGATGATAAGGGCTACACTAAATTTTTCAGTTACATTTCCTTATTTACTTTTGCAATGTTTACCCTTGTTATTTCTAATAACTTTATGCAGCTATTTTTTGGATGGGAGGCAGTTGGACTTGTTTCATATCTATTAATTGGATTTTGGCATCATAAGGAATCAGCAGTCCAGGCAAACTTAAAAGCTTTTCTTGTAAACCGTGTTGGCGACTTTGGATTTCTTTTAGGGATTGCATTTGTTTTAATGTTTTTTGGCACTTTAGATTATGCTGAAACTTTTAGTCAAAAAGATCAAATTATTGGACAAACCTTATTTGGTGGCGTCTCAGCAATAACTATTGTTTGTCTTTTGCTTTTTGTTGGAGCTATGGGGAAGTCAGCCCAAGTACCCCTTCATGTTTGGCTTCCAGGATCTATGGAGGGACCTACTCCAATTTCAGCATTGATTCATGCTGCAACAATGGTGACTGCAGGCATCTTTATGGTTTCAAGAATGTCTCCACTCTTTGAGCTAAGTGATTTTGCCTTGACAGTAGTTATGGTTATTGGTGCAATTACAGCATTATTTATGGGATTACTGGGCATTGTCCAAAATGATATTAAGAAAGTTGTTGCCTACTCTACACTCTCTCAACTGGGTTATATGACTGTTGCTTTAGGTGTTAGCGCATACTCAGTTGCAATTTTTCACCTAATGACACACGCCTTCTTTAAAGCCCTTCTCTTTTTAGCAGCTGGTTCAGTAATTGTTGCCCTACATCATGAACAAGATATTAGAAAAATGGGTGGCCTAAGAAAAAAAATGCCTATAACTTATATCACTTCACTATTGGGTACTCTGGCTTTGATTGGATTTCCTGGTTTTGCAGGGTTTTTCTCAAAAGATATGATTATAGAGGCTGTTCATTATTCTGATCTTCCTTTAGCAGGATGGGTTTACTATGCAGTTGTGCTGGGTGTTTTTATTACTGCATTCTATAGTCTAAGGCTATTATTTTTAGTTTTTCATGGAGAGTCAAGAGTTGATAGTCATACTGAAAAACATTTACATGAAACGGCTCCATCAATTACTATTCCTTTAATATTATTAGCAATACCATCTGTTGTGATTGGGTTTTTTACAATTGAACCAATACTCTTTGGTGGTTGGCTTGAAAATTCGATATTCATAGATTCCTCGCACCATGCAGTTGCAAAACTTAAGAGTCATTTTCATTCAGCATTCTCTCTAGTCACACATTCAGTTGTAACACTACCATTCTGGATGATGGTTCTAGGAGGATTAACAGCTTGGGTTTTTTGCATCTACCGTACTGATTGGGCAGACATAATTAAGAGTAGATTTAAAAACACAAATTATGTATTAAATTCCTTGTATGGCTTTGATCGATTTAATGAACTTATATTTGTCAGAGGGTCTTTAAAACTTGGTAATCTTTTATGGAAGATTTCAGATATGACAATCATTGACCAACTTCTTGTTAATGGAAGTGGCAGACTTGCACGCTATATAGGTGCATTTATTAGACCAGTTCAAACAGGGTATGTTTACCATTATGCATTTTTTATGATTGTTAGTTTGATGCTTGTTTTAGGATGGGTTCTTCTAGCATCAGATTATTCATTTTTAGGTTAA
- the nuoK gene encoding NADH-quinone oxidoreductase subunit NuoK: MIALSDYLILSSIVLCIGLAGIFINRTNIIMLLMCVELILAAVNTNFIAFSYYGGDLAGQIFVFFILTVAAAEVAIGLAILTLMFRSRGSIDIDVTNTLKG; the protein is encoded by the coding sequence ATGATTGCATTATCTGATTACTTAATTTTGAGCTCTATAGTCTTATGTATTGGTCTTGCCGGGATTTTTATTAATAGAACAAATATTATTATGTTGCTAATGTGTGTTGAATTAATCTTAGCGGCAGTAAATACTAATTTCATAGCCTTCTCATACTATGGTGGTGATCTTGCTGGGCAGATATTTGTTTTCTTTATTTTGACAGTGGCTGCTGCAGAAGTAGCTATAGGACTTGCAATTTTGACGTTAATGTTCAGGAGTCGAGGCTCAATTGATATAGACGTAACTAATACTTTGAAAGGCTAG